The following proteins come from a genomic window of Gossypium raimondii isolate GPD5lz chromosome 5, ASM2569854v1, whole genome shotgun sequence:
- the LOC105767958 gene encoding zinc finger CCCH domain-containing protein 25 yields MNPLTLVKRLQNINAKEADLGISEEASWHAKYKDSAYIFVGGLPYDLTEGDLLAVFAQYGEIVDVNLVRDKGTGKSKGFAFLAYEDQRSTILAVDNLNGAQILGRIIRVDHAEKYKKKEEEEDEEEEQKKKEARGVCYAFQRGECTRGAGCKFSHNEQRAANTGWGPQDNKSSRWGNDKYEGSKKSDKSSSMQEHTVEKRDGREGKRSRRYDGKDAGPASREDCSGIEGKRLTRHNDDDRYKREEKRSRWHNDSDLEPRSVEDRHRRDENRSRRHGDDGEDRARFKEDRKDESRSKRHGDDEFDPRPNGDHDRRGEKRILRNESESHPREERDKRGGERRTGYNRDSSSHRHGERNKNF; encoded by the exons ATGAATCCATTAACGTTAGTCAAGCGATTGCAAAACATTAATGCGAAAGAAGCAGACTTAGGAATATCGGAGGAAGCATCATGGCACGCCAAGTACAAAGATTCCGCTTACATCTTTGTCGGTGGCCTTCCGTATGACCTCACCGAAGGTGATCTCCTCGCTGTTTTTGCCCA ataTGGAGAAATTGTAGACGTTAATCTTGTTAGAGATAAGGGTACTGGGAAATCAAAAGGCTTCGCTTTTCTTGCTTATGAGGACCAGAGAAGTACAATTCTTGCTGTAG ATAATCTTAACGGAGCACAGATTTTGGGTCGAATTATAAGGGTTGATCATGCCGAAAAGtataagaagaaagaagaagaagaagatgaagaggaaGAACAGAAAAAAAAGGAGGCCCGGGGGGTTTGTTATGCTTTCCAGAGAGGTGAATGTACTCGCGGCGCTGGATGTAAATTTTCCCACAATGAGCAA AGAGCTGCCAATACTGGTTGGGGTCCTCAGGATAATAAAAGTTCAAGATGGGGAAATGACAAATACGAGGGTTCAAAAAAGAGTGACAAAAGTTCCAGCATGCAGGAGCATACAGTAGAGAAAAGAGATGGGAGAGAAGGAAAGAGGTCTAGAAGGTACGATGGTAAAGATGCTGGACCAGCATCTAGAGAAGATTGTAGTGGTATTGAAGGAAAGAGATTAACAAGGCATAATGATGATGATCGGTataaaagggaagaaaaaagaTCTAGATGGCACAATGATAGCGATCTCGAGCCAAGGTCAGTAGAAGATCGTCATAGGAGAGATGAAAATAGATCAAGAAGGCATGGTGACGATGGAGAAGACAGGGCTAGGTTCAAAGAAGATAGGAAGGATGAAAGTAGATCAAAAAGGCATGGTGATGATGAGTTTGATCCAAGGCCTAACGGAGACCATGATAGGAGAGGAGAAAAACGAATCTTAAGGAATGAATCAGAATCTCATCCAAGAGAAGAGCGTGATAAGAGAGGTGGGGAGAGACGGACAGGCTATAACAGGGATTCATCCTCCCATCGACATGGGGAGagaaataaaaacttttag
- the LOC105770875 gene encoding pentatricopeptide repeat-containing protein At2g29760, chloroplastic encodes METLSTPLPSLPRYSTSLTVNNDHDHPVFLHIKQCTNSSQLGQIHAHMLRTGLFFDPYAASKLFAASALLPFSSLDYARKVFDQIPKPNLHSWNTLIRVCASSSEPLQGILIFLRMVHESPYYPNKFTFPFVIKAAAEIFSLCVGQALHGLAIKASLGADVFISNSLIHLYLSCGDLDSAYRVFTMIGEKDVVSWNSMITGLAQRGCAEKAFQLFQEMEEEGVKPNDVTMVGVLSACAKKLDLELGRWVCSYIERKGIRVDLTLSNAMLDMYTKCGSLEDAKRLFDMMEEKDIVTWTTMLDGYAKLGEYETAKQVLDTMPRQDIAAWNALISGYEQNGKSKEALSLYHELQQSQIAKPDGITLVSALSACAQLGAMGIGECIHAYVKEQGIKLNCHLTTSLIDMYSKCGDIKKALDVFYSVDRRDVFVWSAMIAGLAMHGQGRDAIDLFSRMQETMIKPNSVTFTNVLCACSHAGLVKEGKTFFNQMEPVYGIRPGIQHYSCMVDILGRAGLLEEAVEFIEKMPILPSDSVWGALLGACQIHGNVELAELACRHLLELDPENNGAYVLLSNVYAKTGKWDGVSRLRKHMRVTGLKKEQGCSRIEVNGVIHEFLAGDNCHPLSKEIYSKLDEIVVRLKSAGYVPNKSHLLQLIEEDEMQEHALNLHSEKLAIAFGLQYVEVSQPIRIIKNLRVCGDCHSVAKLVSRLYNREIILRDRYRFHHFSGGNCSCKDYW; translated from the coding sequence ATGGAAACTCTAAGCACCCCTCTTCCGTCTCTTCCGCGTTACTCAACTTCCCTAACTGTCAATAACGACCACGACCACCCAGTCTTTTTACATATCAAGCAATGCACCAATTCAAGCCAACTCGGGCAAATCCATGCCCATATGCTCCGAACAGGACTTTTCTTTGACCCATACGCCGCTAGCAAACTCTTCGCGGCCTCTGCATTGTTGCCTTTTTCGAGCTTGGATTACGCTCGTAAAGTGTTTGATCAAATTCCCAAACCGAATCTTCACTCATGGAATACCCTCATTCGGGTTTGTGCTTCCAGTTCTGAACCTCTCCAAGGAATTTTAATCTTTCTAAGGATGGTTCATGAGAGTCCTTATTACCCCAATAAATTCACTTTTCCCTTTGTGATCAAGGCTGCCGCTGAGATTTTTAGTTTATGTGTTGGCCAGGCTCTTCATGGGTTGGCAATTAAGGCCTCGTTAGGGGCGGATGTTTTTATTTCCAATTCATTGATACATTTGTATTTGTCGTGTGGGGATTTGGATTCGGCTTATAGGGTATTTACGATGATTGGTGAAAAAGATGTTGTATCTTGGAATTCAATGATCACCGGCTTGGCACAAAGGGGTTGTGCTGAAAAGGCATTTCAGCTGTTTCAGGAAATGGAGGAAGAAGGTGTGAAGCCGAATGATGTGACAATGGTTGGTGTTTTATCAGCTTGTGCAAAGAAGCTGGACTTGGAGCTTGGGAGATGGGTGTGTTCATATATTGAAAGGAAAGGGATAAGGGTGGACTTGACTTTGAGTAATGCAATGCTGGATATGTATACAAAATGTGGAAGTCTTGAAGATGCAAAAAGATTGTTTGATATGATGGAGGAGAAGGATATTGTCACGTGGACAACTATGCTCGACGGTTATGCTAAATTGGGAGAGTACGAGACAGCAAAGCAAGTTCTTGATACTATGCCTAGGCAAGATATTGCTGCATGGAATGCCCTTATATCTGGCTATGAACAGAATGGAAAGTCAAAGGAGGCTTTGTCCTTATATCATGAATTGCAACAGAGCCAAATTGCTAAACCTGATGGGATCACTCTTGTTAGCGCTCTATCAGCTTGTGCTCAATTAGGAGCAATGGGAATAGGTGAGTGTATCCATGCCTATGTCAAAGAGCAGGGGATTAAGTTAAATTGTCATCTTACAACCTCGCTCATTGATATGTATTCCAAATGCGGAGATATAAAGAAGGCACTTGATGTATTCTATTCTGTGGATAGGAGGGATGTGTTTGTCTGGAGTGCCATGATTGCAGGTTTGGCGATGCATGGTCAAGGGAGAGATGCAATAGATTTGTTCTCTAGGATGCAAGAAACTATGATCAAGCCCAATTCTGTGACCTTTACTAATGTGTTGTGTGCTTGCAGCCATGCTGGGTTGGTGAAGGAGGGAAAAACCTTTTTCAATCAGATGGAACCAGTTTATGGGATTCGGCCTGGTATCCAGCACTATTCTTGCATGGTTGATATACTCGGTCGTGCAGGCCTTTTGGAAGAAGCTGTTGAATTCATTGAGAAAATGCCAATACTTCCTAGTGATTCTGTGTGGGGAGCTCTGCTTGGAGCTTGTCAAATTCATGGAAATGTTGAGCTTGCTGAACTGGCTTGTAGGCATTTGCTTGAGTTGGATCCTGAAAATAATGGAGCATATGTTCTTTTATCTAATGTGTATGCCAAAACTGGGAAATGGGATGGTGTTTCTAGATTAAGGAAGCACATGAGAGTAACTGGACTAAAGAAAGAACAAGGTTGTAGCAGAATTGAGGTCAATGGAGTCATTCATGAATTTCTTGCAGGAGATAACTGCCATCCTCTTTCCAAggaaatatattcaaaattagaTGAGATTGTGGTGAGATTAAAATCAGCTGGTTATGTACCCAACAAGTCCCACCTTCTGCAACTTATTGAAGAGGATGAGATGCAAGAGCATGCTCTTAACCTTCACAGTGAGAAATTAGCAATTGCCTTTGGATTACAATACGTGGAAGTGTCTCAGCCAATccgaattataaaaaatcttcGTGTTTGTGGGGACTGCCACTCAGTTGCTAAGCTTGTATCGAGACTTTATAATAGAGAGATAATACTAAGAGATCGGTATAGGTTCCACCATTTTAGTGGCGGAAATTGTTCTTGCAAGGATTATTGGTGA
- the LOC128041342 gene encoding probable LRR receptor-like serine/threonine-protein kinase At3g47570, translating to MGQISGLVPLAWNNLCPKASKGQQVELKLERVERASRNKLIGNILVELGKLVKLENLEIAHDNLTGHLPTSLGNVSTLQDINLEGNYLEGGLQVTLGFLKRLAVLTLVTNNFSGFFAPSIFNLSSLRVSSLVDNQLSGSLPVSLGYSLPNLRGIHIGGENHITGTIPLGIVNLVNLIGIGLAENRLTGTIPDSLGMLKKLQTLYLGGKRDLNCGCGHVFGRVAFIVVADKTDAIAVTADIGNLVNLVYLNISNNNFSGHIPATLSGCTTLETLSLGENHFDGSIPDSLSSLRSIAELDLSSNNLSGQIPDYLEKLSFLKYLNLSHNRFEGPVPTKGVFNNASAVSLTRNGRLCGGIAELHLPSCPFTHPKDPRTSFLFKLIWIVCGVLGILMLSSPLFCWLRKRGVKAKPSLAFRLGNSIMMVSFHQLLKATDGFAPANLIGQGSFGNVYKGILYQNQEQNVIAVKVMNLQEQGASRSFLTECKTLRNVRHRNLVKIISACSSIDFQGNPFKALIYEFIPNGSYINGCIIPSNTENQRS from the exons ATGGGTCAG ATCAGTGGCCTTGTGCCGTTGGCATGGAATAACTTGTGCCCCAAGGCATCAAAGGGTCAACAAGTTGAACTTAAGCTAGAAAGGGTTGAGAG AGCTTCCCGGAACAAGTTGATCGGGAACATCCTAGTGGAGCTTGGCAAATTGGTGAAGCTTGAAAATTTGGAGATTGCTCACGACAATCTAACAGGACATCTGCCGACTTCTCTTGGGAACGTTTCTACTCTCCAAGACATCAACTTAGAAGGAAACTACTTGGAAGGAGGATTGCAAGTTACGTTAGGCTTTCTAAAGAGGTTAGCTGTGCTTACGCTTGTTACTAACAACTTCTCTGGCTTCTTTGCTCCTTCAATTTTTAATCTCTCTTCACTCCGAGTCTCATCTCTAGTAGACAATCAACTTTCTGGAAGCCTCCCTGTTAGCTTAGGCTATAGTTTGCCAAACCTAAGAGGAATTCATATAGGAG GTGAGAATCATATAACTGGCACCATTCCTTTGGGGATAGTAAACCTTGTAAATCTAATCGGAATTGGTTTGGCCGAGAACCGCCTCACCGGTACTATTCCTGATTCCCTTGGTATGCTTAAAAAGCTGCAAACTTTGTACTTGGGTGGAAAAAGGGATTTAAATTGTGGTTGCGGCCACGTTTTCGGTCGCGTTGCGTTTATTGTGGTTGCGGACAAAACGGATGCTATTGCGGTCACTGCGG ATATAGGAAACTTGGTAAATTTGGTATATCTAAATATCTCTAACAACAACTTCTCTGGCCACATTCCTGCTACTCTCAGCGGCTGTACAACCTTGGAGACTCTTTCTTTGGGGGAGAATCATTTTGATGGAAGTATCCCAGACTCTTTAAGTTCTTTGAGAAGCATTGCAGAATTAGACCTGTCCAGCAATAATTTGTCCGGTCAAATTCCAGACTACCTAGAAAAGTTATCTTTCTTGAAATACTTGAATCTCTCTCACAATCGATTTGAAGGGCCAGTGCCGACCAAAGGGGTTTTCAATAACGCCTCAGCGGTTTCTCTAACTAGGAACGGCAGGCTTTGTGGGGGAATTGCTGAATTGCATCTTCCATCATGCCCCTTCACCCACCCTAAGGATCCAAGAACAAGTTTTCTGTTCAAATTAATCTGGATTGTTTGTGGGGTTCTTGGAATTCTCATGCTCTCATCACCCCTTTTCTGTTGGTTGAGGAAAAGAGGAGTAAAAGCAAAGCCTTCATTGGCTTTCCGCTTAGGAAATTCAATTATGATGGTTTCTTTCCACCAGCTCCTCAAAGCTACTGATGGATTCGCTCCAGCCAACTTGATCGGCCAAGGAAGCTTTGGTAATGTGtacaaaggaattttatatcaAAACCAAGAGCAAAACGTAATTGCGGTGAAAGTGATGAACCTACAAGAGCAAGGTGCTTCCAGGAGTTTCCTCACAGAATGTAAAACCTTGAGAAATGTGAGGCATCGAAATCTTGTCAAGATCATATCTGCTTGCTCTAGTATTGATTTTCAAGGCAATCCTTTCAAAGCCCTCATCTACGAGTTCATACCCAACGGGAGTTACATCAATGGTTGCATTATACCATCCAACACGGAGAACCAAAGATCTTAA
- the LOC105770273 gene encoding putative receptor-like protein kinase At3g47110 encodes MVALVGDFGLARFFPKSMNSLSGNSSSTHCLKGTIGYAPPEYGIGTEATTSGDMYSFGILLLEIFTRKRPTDDMFKDGLKLHLFSKMSLPDQVLEVVDPLLLPRDNKRQSASSSRNPRRANMEETKMKECLISILKVGIACSVESPTNQMDIVDAAKELHFIRDKFVGTRIRTERERANHL; translated from the exons ATGGTTGCTCTTGTTGGAGATTTTGGACTAGCCAGGTTTTTCCCAAAATCAATGAACAGTTTATCTGGAAACTCTTCAAGCACTCATTGTTTGAAAGGAACTATCGGCTATGCTCCGCCAG AATATGGCATTGGAACGGAGGCAACAACAAGCGGAGACATGTACAGCTTCGGAATTCTACTGCTTGAAATATTCACTAGGAAGAGACCTACCGATGACATGTTTAAAGATGGACTAAAACTTCACCTGTTCTCAAAGATGTCATTGCCGGATCAAGTGCTTGAAGTTGTTGATCCGTTGCTTTTACCTAGGGATAACAAAAGACAAAGCGCGAGCAGCAGCCGGAACCCAAGGAGAGCAAACATGGAAGAAACCAAAATGAAAGAGTGCCTCATTTCCATCTTGAAAGTTGGAATCGCTTGTTCGGTTGAATCACCTACAAACCAGATGGACATTGTGGATGCAGCCAAGGAACTGCATTTTATCAGGGACAAATTTGTAGGGACCAGAATCCGAACAGAAAGAGAAAGAGCAAATCATCTTTAG
- the LOC105769626 gene encoding uncharacterized protein LOC105769626: MAKANIGSFFNKFLSLFILLLHLGCFVFTAAKDNHKATKKRKSSPLSPNSHKHRKALSSTWTFLKRIFSSKANCINTIQAAHPPTSATTPALTSARNSQHSLVSMSMINPPETHLSDSPPPRSQIQSGSCPESGISSDYPFFPLRNDIFPCTACGEIFQKSHLLEQHQATKHAVSELVDGDSGNNIVRIIFKTGWTDKVKSPEIHRILKIHNSPKILTKFEEYREVVKAKAARNGAMGRRDERCIADGNELLRFNCSTFTCDLGLNGSSSICNQQYCSICGIIKSGFSPKMDGISTLSTSWRAHMAIPEDVEEEFKFMNVKRAMLVCRVVAGRVGSEGEEIDKEDGGFDSVIGRGGGSGAYTKLDEEELLVFNPRAVLPCFVIVYTV; the protein is encoded by the coding sequence ATGGCGAAAGCCAATATTGGGTCATTCTTCAATAAGttcctttctcttttcatcCTTCTTCTCCACCTTGGTTGCTTCGTTTTCACCGCCGCTAAAGACAACCATAAAGCAACCAAGAAACGCAAATCCTCACCTCTTTCTCCTAACTCTCACAAACACCGCAAAGCTCTTTCCTCCACATGGACTTTTCTCAAACGCATTTTTTCTTCTAAAGCCAACTGCATAAACACCATCCAGGCCGCACACCCTCCAACATCAGCAACCACACCGGCGTTAACCTCTGCAAGAAACTCCCAACATTCCCTTGTCTCCATGTCCATGATCAATCCACCTGAAACTCACCTATCAGACAGCCCTCCCCCACGTTCTCAAATACAATCCGGGTCTTGTCCAGAATCCGGTATCTCATCCGACTACCCGTTTTTCCCTCTACGTAACGATATCTTCCCATGCACAGCTTGCGGCGAGATTTTTCAGAAATCCCATTTGCTCGAACAACACCAAGCAACCAAACACGCCGTATCCGAACTCGTTGATGGCGATTCAGGTAACAACATAGTTCGGATCATATTCAAAACCGGTTGGACCGACAAAGTTAAGAGCCCTGAAATCCACCGTATTTTGAAGATCCATAACAGCCCAAAAATTCTAACCAAGTTCGAAGAATACAGAGAGGTTGTCAAAGCGAAAGCCGCTAGAAACGGTGCGATGGGGAGGCGAGACGAGAGGTGCATAGCTGATGGGAACGAGCTGTTGAGATTTAATTGCTCAACTTTCACGTGTGATTTGGGACTTAACGGGAGTTCAAGCATTTGCAATCAACAATACTGCAGCATTTGTGGGATAATTAAGTCTGGTTTTTCACCCAAGATGGATGGAATCTCCACGCTATCGACGAGCTGGAGAGCGCACATGGCGATCCCCGAGGATGTAGAGGAAGAGTTCAAGTTCATGAACGTGAAACGGGCCATGCTTGTGTGTCGGGTGGTGGCGGGTCGGGTTGGATCAGAAGGGGAAGAAATAGACAAGGAAGATGGTGGGTTTGATTCGGTGATCGGAAGGGGAGGAGGGAGTGGCGCATATACCAAGCTTGATGAGGAAGAGCTGTTGGTTTTCAATCCAAGGGCGGTGCTGCCTTGCTTTGTCATTGTGTACACTGTTTAA
- the LOC105765892 gene encoding cytochrome P450 86A1 has translation METLQLVFSLAAAIFAYSIWFHFLARKLTGPRVWPLVGSLPLLFMNRRRIHDWIASNLRATGGSATYQTCTIALPFLARKQGFYTVTCHPKNIEHILRTRFDNYPKGPHWQAAFHDLLGQGIFNSDGETWLIQRKTAALEFTTRTLRQAMARWVNRSIKNRLWCILDKAANEKESVDLQDLLLRLTFDNICGLTFGKDPQTLSPDLPENTFAIAFDSATETTLYRLLYPGFLWRLEKFLGIGAEKRLKSSLQIVEDYMNGAIEARKQTPSDDLLSRFMKKRDVKGNLFTSDVLQRIALNFVLAGRDTSSVALSWFFWLIMNHPEIEQKIINEISTVLRDTRGPDPKKWVEEPLAFDEADRLIYLKAALTETLRLYPSVPQDFKYVVEDDVLPDGTFVPAFSTVTYSIYSVGRMKTIWGEACMEFRPERWLSPEGDKFDPPKDSYKFVAFNAGPRTCLGKDLAYLQMKSVASAVLLRYRLSLVPGHKVEQKMSLTLFMKNGLRVYLQPRTLA, from the coding sequence ATGGAAACCCTTCAATTAGTCTTCAGCTTGGCTGCTGCAATATTTGCTTACTCAATCTGGTTCCATTTCCTAGCCAGGAAATTAACCGGTCCAAGAGTATGGCCTCTGGTCGGTAGCCTACCGCTTCTTTTCATGAACCGGAGGAGAATCCATGATTGGATTGCTAGTAACCTTCGAGCCACTGGTGGTTCAGCAACCTATCAAACATGCACCATTGCTCTTCCTTTCCTGGCTCGCAAGCAAGGGTTCTATACCGTCACTTGTCACCCCAAAAACATCGAGCACATTCTTCGGACGCGGTTTGATAATTACCCGAAAGGGCCTCATTGGCAAGCTGCGTTTCATGATCTTTTGGGGCAAGGGATCTTCAATAGTGATGGAGAGACGTGGCTTATTCAAAGGAAAACAGCAGCACTTGAGTTCACAACCAGGACACTCAGGCAAGCTATGGCTCGGTGGGTGAATAGGTCCATCAAGAACCGGCTATGGTGTATTTTGGACAAAGCAGCCAATGAGAAGGAATCAGTGGACTTGCAAGATTTGTTGCTTCGCTTAACGTTTGACAACATTTGTGGCCTTACCTTCGGTAAGGATCCACAGACACTGTCTCCTGACTTGCCTGAAAATACATTTGCTATCGCTTTCGACTCTGCCACTGAAACGACTCTATATAGGCTTCTTTACCCTGGTTTTCTATGGAGATTGGAGAAGTTTTTGGGGATCGGGGCTGAGAAAAGATTGAAGAGTAGCCTCCAAATCGTCGAAGACTACATGAACGGTGCCATTGAAGCACGAAAACAAACTCCATCAGATGATCTACTATCCCGTTTCATGAAGAAAAGAGACGTTAAAGGCAACCTCTTTACAAGCGATGTTCTCCAACGCATTGCTCTGAACTTCGTCCTCGCCGGAAGGGACACCTCTTCCGTAGCCCTCAGCTGGTTCTTCTGGCTCATCATGAACCACCCAGAGATTGAACAAAAGATCATCAACGAAATATCAACGGTTCTTCGTGACACACGTGGTCCAGATCCCAAGAAATGGGTTGAAGAGCCTTTGGCTTTTGACGAAGCCGACAGATTGATATATCTGAAAGCAGCATTAACTGAAACACTACGTTTATACCCCTCAGTTCCCCAGGACTTCAAGTACGTAGTCGAAGACGATGTCTTACCCGACGGCACATTCGTGCCGGCCTTCTCAACGGTGACTTATTCCATATATTCAGTCGGAAGAATGAAGACTATATGGGGAGAAGCATGCATGGAGTTTAGGCCTGAAAGGTGGCTATCACCAGAAGGTGACAAATTCGATCCACCAAAGGATAGCTACAAGTTTGTGGCATTCAACGCTGGACCAAGGACTTGCCTGGGGAAAGACTTGGCTTACTTGCAAATGAAGTCAGTGGCCTCAGCTGTGCTGCTGCGTTACCGGCTCTCTCTAGTTCCCGGACATAAGGTGGAGCAAAAGATGTCTCTCACGCTGTTTATGAAGAACGGCCTCCGAGTTTACTTGCAGCCTCGTACACTTGCATAG